One genomic region from Acidobacteriota bacterium encodes:
- a CDS encoding efflux RND transporter permease subunit gives MTLQLAGRMARAFADSKLTPLIIGASILLGAGAVLSLPREEEPQIIVPMIDIFVSMPGADAKEVEERVTSPMEQLLWEIPGVEYIYSTSSPGGALAIVRFEVGFPEEDAIVRLNQKMFANFDLIPPGASPPLIKPRSIDDVPVLALTLASSRYDHFTLRQMAAQLQERIKQIENVSEITLIGGSQREVRVELDPSKLASRRLSAGAVLQRLQAANSRVDSGTLTSAGREVLIETGRFFADSQEVARCVVAVHQGRPVYLSDVAQIEDGPAEASDYVLLGYGPARRFSHRLGDAGHAPGEGAASAGLLPAVTLSIAKRAGTNATDLAETVLQRVEALRATLIPSEVDIVVTRNYGETAKEKSDELLFHMAIAVVSVSLLIWLTLGLRESGTVAIAIPVTLALTLMVFLLFGYTLNRVTLFALIFSIGILVDDAIVVVENIVRHTRLPENRGRPILKVAVEAVDEVGNPTILATFAVIAAILPMAFVRGLMGPYMRPIPVGASAAMLFSLLVAFVVTPWASLRLLRLGRRGGGHGDSHEQEDWSTRLYRRLMDPLIHRPLLRWGFLAGNLLLLLAVCSMFYFKAVRVKMLPFDNKSEFQVVIDMPEGTPLEETAASAMAVGEYLSGVPEVTDYQIYVGESSPYNFNGLVRHYFLRNQPHQADLQVNLAPRDQRSAQSHDIAKRLREGIVSAASPQASVKVAEVPPGPPVLATLVTEVYGPDYARQIELARRIEEIFRQAPGVVDVDTTIESPQPKVEFKVDQEKAALHGISPHDIASTLRLAVDGASAGLLHDPRSEEDVHIRLRLPLQRRTHPQELLDLRMAGPSGLVPLRELVEVHETVRQPSIYHKNLMPVVYVMADMAGQEESPVYAVGDLGGQIAGLSDWAGYEIEQWVTRQPPSQDRLALKWDGEWHITYEVFRDMGLAFAVVLVLIYILVVGWFQSLKTPFIIMAAIPFSLVGILPAHWLMGAFFTATSMIGFIAGAGIVVRNSIILVDFIELRLKQGMPVDQAVVDAGAVRFRPMMLTAAAVVVGASVILFDPIFQGLALSLMAGEVASLLLSRMTVPILYFLGNRG, from the coding sequence ATGACGCTGCAACTGGCCGGACGCATGGCCCGGGCTTTTGCCGATTCCAAACTGACGCCGCTGATCATCGGCGCTTCCATCCTCTTAGGCGCGGGGGCGGTGCTTTCCCTTCCCCGCGAAGAGGAACCCCAGATCATCGTGCCCATGATCGACATCTTCGTCTCCATGCCGGGAGCCGACGCCAAGGAGGTGGAAGAGCGCGTCACCAGTCCCATGGAACAGCTTCTGTGGGAGATCCCCGGGGTGGAGTACATCTACTCCACCTCCAGTCCCGGCGGGGCGCTGGCCATCGTACGTTTCGAGGTCGGATTCCCCGAAGAGGACGCCATCGTGCGCCTCAACCAGAAGATGTTCGCCAACTTCGACCTCATTCCGCCGGGAGCTTCCCCTCCCCTCATCAAGCCGCGCTCCATCGATGACGTACCCGTGCTGGCCCTGACTCTGGCCAGTTCGCGCTACGACCACTTCACCCTTCGACAGATGGCGGCCCAGTTGCAAGAGCGCATCAAGCAGATCGAGAACGTTTCCGAAATCACGCTGATTGGAGGGAGCCAGCGCGAAGTGAGGGTCGAGCTCGATCCCTCCAAACTGGCCTCCCGCCGGCTTTCAGCGGGCGCCGTGCTGCAGCGCCTGCAAGCCGCCAACAGCCGCGTGGACTCGGGAACTTTGACTTCGGCTGGCCGGGAAGTCCTCATCGAGACGGGCCGATTCTTCGCCGATTCCCAGGAGGTGGCCCGCTGCGTGGTGGCGGTCCACCAGGGACGTCCCGTTTATCTCAGCGACGTGGCGCAGATCGAGGATGGGCCAGCCGAGGCGTCCGACTACGTGCTTCTGGGCTACGGTCCTGCTCGCCGCTTTTCCCACCGGCTGGGAGACGCGGGCCACGCGCCAGGTGAGGGCGCCGCCTCAGCGGGCCTGCTGCCGGCCGTGACCCTCTCCATCGCCAAACGCGCCGGAACCAACGCCACCGACCTGGCTGAAACCGTCCTGCAGCGGGTGGAGGCCCTGCGGGCCACGCTTATCCCTTCGGAAGTCGACATTGTCGTCACCCGCAACTACGGAGAGACGGCCAAGGAGAAGTCCGACGAACTGCTCTTTCACATGGCCATCGCGGTGGTATCGGTATCGTTGCTCATCTGGCTCACGCTAGGATTGCGCGAGTCGGGGACGGTGGCCATCGCCATTCCCGTCACCCTGGCCCTGACCCTGATGGTCTTCCTGCTCTTCGGATACACGCTCAACCGGGTGACCCTTTTCGCCCTCATCTTCTCCATCGGCATCCTGGTCGACGACGCCATCGTGGTGGTGGAGAACATCGTCCGCCACACTCGCCTGCCCGAGAACCGGGGGCGTCCGATCCTCAAGGTGGCGGTGGAAGCGGTGGACGAGGTGGGCAATCCGACCATTCTGGCCACCTTCGCCGTCATCGCCGCCATCTTGCCCATGGCCTTCGTGCGGGGATTGATGGGGCCTTACATGCGTCCCATTCCCGTGGGCGCCTCGGCGGCCATGCTTTTCTCTCTGCTAGTGGCCTTCGTGGTGACTCCCTGGGCCTCTCTGCGCCTGCTGCGGCTGGGCCGTCGGGGCGGCGGCCATGGAGACTCTCACGAGCAGGAGGACTGGAGTACCCGGCTTTACCGCCGCCTGATGGACCCGCTCATCCACCGTCCGCTGCTGCGCTGGGGCTTTCTGGCCGGGAATCTGCTTCTGCTGCTGGCGGTCTGCTCGATGTTCTACTTCAAGGCCGTGCGGGTGAAGATGCTGCCCTTCGACAACAAGAGCGAGTTTCAGGTGGTGATCGACATGCCCGAGGGCACGCCGCTGGAGGAGACAGCGGCTTCGGCCATGGCGGTGGGCGAGTACCTGTCCGGCGTCCCCGAGGTGACCGACTACCAGATCTACGTGGGCGAGTCCTCTCCCTACAACTTCAACGGACTGGTGCGCCACTACTTCCTGCGCAATCAGCCTCATCAGGCCGACTTGCAGGTCAACCTGGCGCCTCGCGACCAGCGTTCGGCGCAAAGTCACGACATCGCCAAGCGGTTGCGCGAAGGCATCGTTTCGGCGGCCTCTCCGCAAGCCTCGGTGAAAGTGGCCGAAGTGCCTCCGGGGCCACCCGTGCTGGCCACGCTGGTGACCGAGGTCTACGGACCCGACTACGCCCGCCAGATCGAGCTGGCGCGGCGCATCGAGGAGATCTTCAGGCAAGCGCCGGGAGTGGTGGACGTCGACACCACCATCGAGAGTCCGCAGCCTAAGGTCGAATTCAAGGTCGATCAGGAAAAGGCCGCTCTGCACGGCATCTCTCCCCATGACATCGCCAGCACGCTGCGCCTGGCCGTGGACGGCGCCAGCGCCGGACTGCTGCACGATCCGCGCTCCGAAGAGGACGTCCACATCCGCCTGCGGCTTCCCTTGCAGCGGCGCACCCATCCCCAAGAGTTGCTCGACCTGCGCATGGCCGGGCCCTCGGGACTGGTTCCGCTGCGCGAACTGGTGGAGGTGCATGAAACCGTCCGCCAGCCCAGCATCTACCACAAGAACCTGATGCCGGTGGTCTACGTGATGGCCGACATGGCCGGTCAGGAGGAGTCTCCCGTCTATGCCGTTGGGGATCTGGGGGGGCAGATCGCGGGACTGTCCGACTGGGCCGGATACGAGATCGAGCAGTGGGTCACGCGCCAGCCGCCCTCCCAGGACCGGCTGGCGCTCAAGTGGGACGGTGAATGGCACATCACCTACGAGGTCTTCCGCGACATGGGACTGGCCTTCGCCGTAGTGCTGGTGCTCATCTACATCCTGGTCGTGGGATGGTTTCAGTCCCTCAAAACGCCTTTCATCATCATGGCCGCCATCCCCTTCTCGCTGGTCGGCATCCTGCCCGCCCACTGGCTGATGGGCGCCTTCTTCACGGCCACCTCCATGATCGGCTTCATCGCCGGAGCCGGAATCGTGGTGCGCAATTCCATCATCCTGGTCGACTTCATCGAACTCCGCCTCAAGCAGGGGATGCCCGTCGATCAAGCCGTAGTCGACGCCGGGGCCGTCCGCTTCCGCCCCATGATGCTCACTGCCGCCGCCGTCGTGGTAGGCGCCTCAGTCATCCTCTTCGACCCCATCTTCCAGGGCTTGGCCCTCTCCCTCATGGCCGGCGAAGTCGCTTCCCTCCTCCTCTCCCGAATGACCGTCCCCATCCTCTACTTCTTGGGCAACCGCGGCTAA